The Flavobacterium jumunjinense genome includes a region encoding these proteins:
- a CDS encoding toxin-antitoxin system YwqK family antitoxin produces MKKIFIIAIISFLLVSFTDPYTIKRVSDKEFRYEFYTTDKKGSIKNTKHYYWFKGGKVHNTQGGIAGQLLNEEFKKFYHTNQLAEQGKFKKGLKVGQWKTWYENGTLATTQKYCGGLSNGAFVEYDSKGNLVAQGKFKKGKKHGFWINHIAKDTIEYKSGKVFVPKPKLTIEEKAIEKIQKKKDREALKIKKEQVKEAKKIKREQKKNQSKEVNPSATEGTQKAKKDNFFSRLFSKKEK; encoded by the coding sequence ATGAAGAAGATTTTTATTATTGCTATCATCAGTTTTTTATTAGTTTCTTTTACTGATCCTTATACTATTAAAAGGGTTTCAGATAAAGAATTTCGTTATGAATTTTATACTACTGATAAAAAAGGAAGTATAAAAAACACAAAACATTATTATTGGTTTAAGGGTGGTAAAGTTCATAATACACAAGGAGGAATTGCGGGACAGTTACTTAATGAGGAATTCAAGAAATTTTATCATACAAATCAGTTAGCAGAACAAGGAAAATTCAAGAAAGGTCTTAAAGTGGGGCAATGGAAAACTTGGTATGAAAACGGAACTTTAGCTACTACACAAAAATATTGTGGTGGATTATCGAATGGTGCTTTTGTGGAATATGACAGTAAAGGTAACTTGGTAGCGCAAGGAAAATTTAAAAAAGGGAAGAAACATGGCTTCTGGATTAATCATATTGCAAAAGATACGATTGAATATAAAAGCGGAAAAGTTTTTGTTCCAAAACCAAAACTGACTATAGAGGAAAAAGCTATCGAAAAAATTCAAAAGAAGAAAGATAGAGAAGCTTTAAAGATTAAGAAAGAACAAGTTAAAGAAGCAAAAAAAATAAAAAGAGAACAAAAGAAGAATCAATCAAAAGAAGTAAACCCTTCTGCAACTGAAGGTACACAAAAAGCAAAGAAGGATAATTTCTTCAGCCGTCTTTTTAGTAAAAAAGAAAAATAA